From Tissierellales bacterium, a single genomic window includes:
- a CDS encoding DUF3160 domain-containing protein encodes MKKIAIFLAIVIGITITGCGNNTNTNSEKKEVENQKNTEVVAVKKDEGENENLSKTQNTLSWNLEDEQVRIHIPYEIPKYSPQKQSYKFDLDSVENKIEGFTENQKEMLEKNGFVVIKGEHPYYKMNYPYEWFDYLKDPYFITSDELLYMYHIFYSETMKYMELTDWGDKLEQLVGSVSDKSLRAYERAETDIKEDLKYVCAYINVADRLMGKERTLPKDIEAMVAKEIENIENAQGVKKSDIFGIDVDYTQYTVRGHYTRAEELKKYFKTMMWLGQSGFQMTTINSDKETFKLDESVRSLMFTTILLSENKDDYQNYLKLYNMTSLFSGQSDDIGVVQLVKLIKDVYGTAPDLEVFRDDKYESKLKEAVLNLEKPKIETKIASEFSEVNIPKGRQFRLMGQRYTLDSDIISQLTVPGSRPLPSSLDVLSVFGHKRAEKINREYNVTDQIWSGYNEKLKLLQEKIASRSVEDWQKDLYTGWLWSIDAAAQSFEDDENMPPFMQTEAWSDKAIASALGSYAELKHDNVLYSKQPVAECGGGVDYKEYHYVEPNVELYTRLLWLSKYTKANLENCTELDEGVTNILNSMIDMIGLMQSASIKELEGKEITQKEYATMGGIGGLIDYISEDYKFKIADATNTPNGIDEKTSAIISDIATILPNEFSEGGYLELGTGLPHQIYVICPIDGRLYLTRGAVYSPYEFVSDERLTDEKWHNMIGLRKPDDNYGDYTYGEPEIELLDVMPWMKSYVSDENSNIDIEEPEIEWEPYEE; translated from the coding sequence TTGAAAAAAATAGCAATATTTTTGGCAATAGTTATAGGAATTACAATAACTGGATGTGGAAACAATACAAATACGAACAGTGAGAAAAAAGAAGTTGAAAATCAAAAGAATACTGAAGTAGTTGCAGTAAAAAAAGATGAAGGAGAAAATGAAAATTTAAGCAAGACACAAAATACACTTTCATGGAATTTAGAAGATGAGCAAGTTAGAATACATATACCGTATGAAATACCAAAGTATAGTCCACAAAAACAGAGCTACAAGTTTGATTTAGATTCTGTAGAAAATAAAATTGAGGGATTTACAGAAAACCAAAAAGAGATGCTAGAGAAGAATGGCTTTGTAGTGATAAAGGGAGAGCATCCGTACTATAAAATGAATTATCCATATGAGTGGTTTGATTATTTAAAAGATCCATACTTTATAACATCAGATGAACTTTTGTACATGTATCATATATTTTACTCAGAAACAATGAAATACATGGAATTGACAGATTGGGGCGATAAATTAGAGCAACTTGTAGGCAGTGTATCAGATAAGAGCTTGAGAGCGTATGAAAGAGCAGAAACTGATATAAAAGAAGATTTAAAATACGTTTGTGCATATATAAATGTAGCTGATAGGCTTATGGGGAAAGAACGAACACTTCCAAAAGATATAGAAGCAATGGTAGCAAAAGAAATTGAAAATATAGAAAATGCACAAGGAGTTAAAAAATCTGATATATTTGGAATAGATGTAGATTATACTCAGTATACAGTTAGAGGACACTACACTAGAGCTGAGGAGCTAAAAAAATATTTTAAGACTATGATGTGGCTTGGTCAATCTGGTTTTCAGATGACTACTATAAATAGTGATAAAGAAACATTTAAACTAGATGAAAGTGTTAGAAGTTTGATGTTTACGACTATATTATTATCCGAGAATAAAGATGATTATCAAAACTATCTAAAACTATACAATATGACATCACTCTTTAGCGGACAATCGGATGATATAGGCGTGGTACAATTAGTAAAACTTATAAAGGACGTGTATGGAACTGCACCTGATTTGGAAGTATTTAGAGATGATAAATATGAATCAAAACTAAAAGAAGCTGTACTAAACCTTGAAAAACCAAAAATAGAGACAAAGATAGCTTCAGAGTTTAGCGAAGTAAATATTCCGAAGGGAAGACAGTTTAGACTTATGGGACAGAGATATACTTTGGATTCAGATATAATATCTCAATTGACAGTTCCAGGATCAAGACCACTGCCAAGTTCTTTAGACGTATTAAGTGTATTTGGACATAAAAGGGCAGAAAAAATTAATAGGGAATACAATGTAACAGATCAAATTTGGTCGGGTTACAATGAAAAGCTTAAATTACTGCAAGAAAAAATTGCATCTCGAAGTGTTGAGGATTGGCAGAAAGATTTGTATACAGGCTGGCTATGGTCTATAGATGCAGCTGCACAGAGTTTTGAAGATGATGAAAACATGCCTCCATTTATGCAAACAGAAGCTTGGAGTGACAAAGCAATTGCAAGCGCATTGGGAAGTTATGCAGAGTTAAAACATGATAATGTACTCTATTCAAAGCAACCAGTAGCAGAATGTGGTGGTGGAGTAGATTATAAAGAATATCACTATGTCGAACCAAATGTAGAGTTGTACACAAGACTTCTATGGCTTAGCAAATATACGAAGGCAAATTTGGAAAATTGCACAGAGTTGGATGAAGGTGTAACTAATATATTAAATTCTATGATTGATATGATAGGACTCATGCAGTCAGCATCTATAAAAGAACTTGAAGGCAAGGAAATAACTCAAAAAGAGTATGCTACAATGGGTGGAATTGGAGGCTTGATTGACTATATATCAGAGGATTATAAATTCAAGATAGCAGATGCTACTAATACGCCAAATGGAATAGATGAAAAAACATCAGCTATTATATCGGATATAGCTACTATATTGCCAAATGAATTTAGCGAGGGCGGTTATCTAGAACTTGGGACAGGACTACCACATCAAATCTATGTTATATGTCCAATAGATGGAAGACTTTACCTAACTAGAGGAGCTGTGTATAGTCCATATGAATTTGTATCAGATGAGCGATTGACGGATGAAAAATGGCACAATATGATAGGGCTTAGAAAACCAGACGACAATTATGGTGATTACACATATGGAGAACCAGAAATAGAATTATTAGACGTAATGCCATGGATGAAATCATATGTTTCTGATGAAAATTCTAATATAGATATAGAAGAACCAGAAATAGAGTGGGAACCATATGAAGAGTAG
- a CDS encoding HD domain-containing protein, producing MKKEHLKIKQIMERELSCSAHNIDHVMRVYDLCKTIATDELNVDMDVLIPAVLLHDIARVKESEDKSGSTDHALLGSEMAEQILQDLDFDSNNIEKIKHCILAHRYRTGHTPESIEAKILFDADKLDAIGAIGIARCFMISGKSGQALRAIDDIEAYGRENLSENGRIKDLSKHTPFMEYEFKLKKIPQKLYTESAKQIGQKRVEYMNEFFTRLETEMNGEI from the coding sequence GTGAAAAAAGAGCATTTAAAAATAAAACAAATTATGGAAAGAGAATTGTCTTGTTCTGCACACAATATAGACCATGTAATGAGAGTATATGATTTATGCAAGACAATAGCTACTGATGAATTAAATGTTGATATGGATGTGTTAATACCAGCAGTATTATTACATGATATAGCTAGAGTGAAAGAAAGCGAAGATAAAAGTGGGAGTACAGATCATGCACTCTTGGGAAGTGAAATGGCAGAGCAGATATTACAAGATCTTGATTTTGATTCAAACAATATAGAAAAGATAAAGCATTGTATACTGGCACATAGATATAGAACTGGGCATACTCCAGAATCTATTGAGGCAAAAATACTATTTGATGCAGATAAGCTAGATGCCATTGGAGCTATTGGAATAGCTCGATGTTTCATGATATCAGGTAAATCAGGACAGGCTCTAAGAGCTATAGATGATATAGAGGCTTATGGCAGAGAGAATCTTTCGGAGAATGGAAGAATCAAGGATTTATCAAAGCATACTCCATTTATGGAATATGAATTTAAGTTAAAGAAAATACCTCAAAAATTGTACACTGAAAGTGCAAAGCAAATTGGACAAAAGAGAGTTGAGTATATGAATGAATTTTTCACTAGATTAGAAACGGAAATGAATGGCGAAATCTAA